In a single window of the Streptomyces cinnabarinus genome:
- a CDS encoding aliphatic sulfonate ABC transporter substrate-binding protein has protein sequence MPATPALRRALAVLAVLPLLALAAACGYGSQAVENTEQAIPGAAKVDGLDSVRIGYFGNLTHATALVGRHEGIFQEQLGGTTAKYAAFNAGPSEIEALNSGSIDIGWIGPSPAINGYVKADGSNLRIISGSASGGVKLVVNPEKVKSLKDVRGKRIATPQLGNTQDVAFLNWIAEQGWKVDAQSGKGDVDVVRSDNKVTPDLYRSGSIDGAWVPEPTASKLVAEGGKVLLDEADLWPGEEFVITNVIVSQSFLKEHPKAVEAVLKASVEANRWINANPEEAKAAANAQLATDTGKALPADVIDTAWPSIGFTDDPLAATLDAQARHAVKAGLLERPDLTGIYDLAPLNRVLRAEGEPEADDAGLGVK, from the coding sequence GTGCCTGCCACCCCCGCCCTGCGCCGTGCCCTCGCGGTACTGGCCGTGCTGCCGCTGCTCGCGCTCGCGGCCGCCTGCGGCTACGGCTCCCAGGCCGTGGAGAACACCGAGCAGGCGATCCCGGGGGCGGCGAAGGTCGACGGTCTGGACTCGGTGCGGATCGGCTACTTCGGGAACCTCACCCACGCGACCGCCCTGGTGGGGCGGCACGAGGGCATCTTCCAGGAGCAGTTGGGCGGTACGACGGCGAAGTACGCGGCGTTCAACGCCGGTCCCTCGGAGATCGAGGCGCTGAACTCGGGGTCCATCGACATCGGGTGGATCGGGCCGTCGCCCGCGATCAACGGCTATGTGAAGGCGGACGGTTCCAACCTTCGGATCATCTCGGGCTCGGCCTCCGGTGGCGTGAAGCTGGTGGTGAACCCGGAGAAGGTCAAGTCGCTGAAGGACGTCAGAGGCAAGCGGATCGCCACTCCGCAGCTCGGCAACACCCAGGACGTGGCGTTCCTCAACTGGATCGCCGAGCAGGGCTGGAAGGTCGACGCGCAGAGCGGCAAGGGTGACGTCGACGTCGTCCGCTCCGACAACAAGGTGACGCCCGACCTCTACCGGTCCGGGTCGATCGACGGCGCCTGGGTGCCGGAGCCGACCGCCTCGAAGCTGGTCGCCGAGGGCGGGAAGGTGCTGCTGGACGAGGCCGACCTGTGGCCCGGCGAGGAGTTCGTGATCACGAACGTGATCGTGTCGCAGAGCTTCCTCAAGGAGCACCCCAAGGCCGTGGAGGCGGTGCTGAAGGCCTCCGTCGAGGCCAACCGGTGGATCAACGCCAACCCGGAGGAGGCGAAGGCCGCGGCCAACGCGCAGTTGGCGACGGACACCGGCAAGGCCCTGCCCGCCGACGTCATCGACACGGCCTGGCCGTCCATCGGGTTCACCGACGATCCGCTGGCCGCCACGCTGGACGCGCAGGCGCGGCACGCCGTCAAGGCGGGTCTGCTGGAGCGGCCGGACCTGACCGGCATCTATGACCTGGCACCGCTGAACAGGGTCCTCAGAGCCGAGGGCGAACCCGAGGCCGACGACGCCGGTCTCGGCGTCAAGTAA
- a CDS encoding sulfate adenylyltransferase subunit 1, which translates to MSTTTELSETTLLRFATAGSVDDGKSTLVGRLLHDSKSVLADQLEAVEHASRNRGQDAPDLALLTDGLRAEREQGITIDVAYRYFATPRRRFILADTPGHVQYTRNMVTGASTAELTVILIDARNGVVEQTRRHAALAALLRVPHVVLAVNKMDLVEYQESVFAAIAEEFTAYATELGVPEITAIPISALAGDNVVEPSANMDWYGGPTVLEHLETVPVTHDLSHCHARLPVQYVIRPQTAEHPDYRGYAGQIAAGSFRVGEQVTVLPSGRATKISGIDVLGEPVDVAWTAQSVTLLLEDDIDISRGDLIVPSKDAPPTTQDIEATVCHVADQPLTVGHRVLLKHGTRTVKAIVKDIPSRLTLDDLSLHPHPGQLVANDIGRVKIRTAEPLPVDSYADSRRTGSFILIDPSDGTTLTAGMVGESFASPEPVKDEAEDDGWDF; encoded by the coding sequence ATGAGCACCACCACGGAACTCTCCGAGACGACCCTGCTGCGGTTCGCCACGGCCGGTTCGGTCGACGACGGCAAGTCCACGCTCGTCGGCCGGCTGCTGCACGACTCCAAGTCGGTGCTCGCCGACCAGCTGGAGGCCGTCGAGCACGCTTCCCGCAACCGCGGCCAGGACGCACCCGACCTCGCGCTGCTCACCGACGGGCTGCGCGCCGAGCGCGAGCAGGGCATCACCATCGATGTCGCCTACCGCTACTTCGCCACCCCGCGGCGCCGGTTCATCCTCGCCGACACCCCGGGCCATGTGCAGTACACGCGGAACATGGTCACCGGCGCCTCCACCGCCGAGCTGACGGTGATCCTCATCGACGCCCGCAACGGCGTCGTCGAGCAGACCCGTCGGCACGCCGCGCTGGCCGCGCTGCTGCGTGTCCCGCACGTGGTCCTCGCCGTCAACAAGATGGACCTCGTGGAGTACCAGGAGTCCGTGTTCGCCGCCATCGCCGAGGAGTTCACGGCGTACGCGACCGAGCTGGGCGTCCCGGAGATCACCGCGATCCCGATCTCGGCGCTCGCCGGTGACAACGTGGTGGAGCCGTCCGCGAACATGGACTGGTACGGCGGCCCGACGGTGCTGGAGCACCTGGAGACCGTGCCCGTCACGCACGACCTGAGCCACTGCCACGCGCGGCTGCCCGTGCAGTACGTGATCCGGCCGCAGACCGCCGAGCACCCCGACTACCGCGGTTACGCGGGCCAGATCGCGGCGGGCTCCTTCCGGGTCGGCGAGCAGGTCACCGTGTTGCCGTCGGGCCGCGCCACGAAGATCTCGGGCATCGACGTCCTCGGCGAGCCGGTCGACGTCGCCTGGACCGCCCAGTCGGTGACCCTCCTGCTGGAGGACGACATCGACATCTCGCGCGGCGACCTGATCGTGCCCAGCAAGGACGCGCCGCCGACCACCCAGGACATCGAGGCGACCGTGTGCCACGTCGCCGACCAGCCGCTCACCGTCGGCCACCGGGTGCTGCTCAAGCACGGCACCCGCACGGTCAAGGCGATCGTGAAGGACATCCCGTCCCGGCTCACGCTGGACGACCTGTCCCTGCACCCGCACCCGGGTCAGCTCGTCGCCAACGACATCGGCCGGGTGAAGATCCGGACCGCCGAGCCGCTGCCGGTCGACTCCTACGCCGACTCACGGCGCACGGGTTCGTTCATCCTGATCGACCCCAGCGACGGCACCACGCTCACCGCCGGCATGGTCGGCGAGTCCTTCGCCTCCCCGGAGCCCGTCAAGGACGAGGCCGAGGACGACGGCTGGGACTTCTGA
- a CDS encoding sirohydrochlorin chelatase — protein MRHTPVLLVIAHGSRDPRHAATVDALVRRVRSLRPGLRVETGFLDFNIPSVQGVLESLAAEGVRDVVALPLLLTRAFHAKADIPAVLRDAPPQLRIRQTEVLGPSPLLLTALERRLYEAGLTPADKSSTGVVLASAGSTDPEASAVIAAIAREWRHTGWCAVRPAFASASLPRTEDAVRELRALGCARVAVAPYVLAPGFLPDRIARGAAGADVLAEVLGPAPEVARLLLERYDEARVPVLAAVGA, from the coding sequence ATGCGCCACACGCCGGTTCTTCTCGTCATCGCCCACGGCAGCCGCGACCCGCGGCACGCCGCGACCGTGGACGCCCTGGTACGGCGGGTGCGCTCGCTGCGCCCCGGGCTGCGCGTGGAGACCGGCTTCCTGGACTTCAACATCCCCTCCGTGCAGGGCGTCCTGGAGTCCCTGGCGGCCGAGGGCGTGCGCGACGTGGTCGCGCTGCCCCTGCTGCTGACCCGCGCCTTCCACGCGAAGGCCGACATCCCCGCGGTCCTGCGGGACGCTCCGCCGCAGCTGCGCATCCGGCAGACGGAGGTGCTCGGACCGTCCCCGCTGCTGCTCACGGCGCTGGAGCGACGGCTGTACGAGGCGGGGCTCACCCCCGCCGACAAGTCCTCGACCGGGGTCGTGCTGGCCTCGGCGGGGTCCACCGACCCGGAGGCGAGCGCGGTGATCGCAGCAATCGCGCGGGAGTGGCGGCACACCGGTTGGTGCGCCGTGCGACCCGCGTTCGCCTCCGCATCCCTGCCCCGCACCGAGGACGCGGTCCGCGAACTGCGCGCCCTCGGCTGCGCACGGGTGGCCGTCGCGCCGTACGTCCTCGCCCCCGGCTTCCTCCCGGACCGCATCGCGCGGGGCGCCGCCGGGGCGGACGTCCTGGCCGAGGTGCTGGGCCCCGCTCCCGAGGTGGCGCGACTGCTGCTGGAGCGCTACGACGAGGCCCGGGTACCGGTGCTGGCGGCCGTGGGCGCCTGA
- a CDS encoding TRAFAC clade GTPase domain-containing protein, producing MTTVICPYCFARSAAARLPYRCLMTPTGVRGGKPCGPERDDVWAGFMGPGVPPNARMRGPVFGAPRRVGWRVGAGSSVPCPGCGVGTTTRVCGSCHSDLPSDYCDHDSRIIALVGAKASGKSTYVSVLVNELNHRVGQAYHATLAAMGQSTQIRDREMAEDLYERLRLPDATRPAALGFNDPLLYRLSLPRRGRLGSGTRHTALVFFDAAGEDLAGAEAMDRYTRYLSAADGIVLLVDPLQLGSVRDRLPVHDGPPLPVVETPPQQIVADLARRLHAHGKGGSRGRVATPIAVAVTKTDMLRPLLDPHSPVLRNAPHPDGTLDEDDRLGVHEEIRSLLTGWDSGALVRQLELDFAEFALFGLSALGAPPPAEAPADVPKSGPQPVRVEDPLLWLLARRGLLPVHRTSGKERVK from the coding sequence ATGACGACCGTGATCTGCCCCTACTGCTTCGCCCGCTCCGCCGCGGCCAGGCTGCCCTACCGCTGTCTGATGACGCCGACCGGCGTTCGTGGCGGCAAACCCTGCGGTCCCGAACGGGACGACGTCTGGGCCGGGTTCATGGGGCCGGGAGTGCCGCCGAACGCCCGGATGCGCGGGCCCGTGTTCGGCGCGCCCCGCAGGGTCGGATGGCGGGTCGGCGCGGGCAGCAGCGTGCCGTGCCCGGGGTGCGGGGTGGGCACCACGACCCGGGTGTGCGGGTCCTGCCACAGCGACCTGCCGAGCGACTACTGCGACCACGACAGCCGGATCATCGCCCTGGTCGGGGCGAAGGCGTCGGGCAAGAGCACCTATGTCTCGGTGCTGGTCAACGAGTTGAACCACCGGGTGGGCCAGGCCTATCACGCGACGCTGGCCGCGATGGGGCAGAGCACACAGATCCGGGACCGGGAGATGGCGGAGGACCTGTACGAGCGGCTGCGGCTGCCGGACGCCACCCGGCCGGCGGCGCTCGGCTTCAACGACCCGCTTCTGTACCGCCTCAGCCTGCCCCGGCGCGGCCGTCTCGGTTCCGGGACCCGGCACACCGCGCTGGTCTTCTTCGACGCGGCGGGCGAGGATCTCGCGGGTGCCGAGGCGATGGACCGCTACACCCGCTACCTCAGCGCCGCCGACGGGATAGTCCTGCTCGTGGACCCGCTGCAACTCGGCTCGGTGCGGGACCGGTTGCCGGTCCACGACGGTCCTCCGCTGCCCGTGGTGGAGACCCCGCCGCAGCAGATCGTCGCCGACCTCGCCCGACGGCTGCACGCCCATGGCAAGGGCGGTTCCCGGGGCCGGGTGGCCACCCCGATCGCGGTGGCGGTCACCAAGACCGACATGCTCAGACCGCTCCTCGACCCGCACTCCCCGGTGCTGCGCAACGCCCCGCACCCGGACGGCACCCTCGACGAGGACGACCGGCTCGGCGTGCACGAGGAGATCCGCTCCCTGCTCACCGGCTGGGACTCGGGCGCGCTCGTGCGGCAACTGGAGCTGGACTTCGCCGAGTTCGCCCTGTTCGGGCTGTCCGCGCTGGGCGCTCCACCGCCCGCCGAGGCACCGGCGGACGTGCCCAAATCCGGTCCGCAGCCGGTCCGGGTGGAGGATCCGCTGCTGTGGCTGCTGGCCCGGCGCGGACTGCTGCCGGTGCACCGCACTTCGGGGAAGGAGCGGGTCAAGTGA
- a CDS encoding ABC transporter ATP-binding protein: MATALAKAVGTDTSVEHAARITHVSKSFGGPAGQQLVLDDITLDVAPGEFVTLLGASGCGKSTLLNLVAGLDRPSAGDITTDGRPALMFQEHALFPWLTAGKNIELALKLRGIPKPERRARAEELLDLVRLGGAYGKRVHELSGGMRQRVALARALAQDSKLLLMDEPFAALDAITRDVLHDELTRIWRETGLSVLFVTHNVREAVRLAQRVVLLSSRPGRIAREWTVSIPHPRRIEDSEVAELSVEITEELRGEIRRHGQH, from the coding sequence ATGGCAACCGCCCTCGCCAAGGCTGTCGGCACGGACACGTCCGTGGAGCACGCCGCGCGTATCACCCACGTCTCGAAGTCCTTCGGCGGCCCCGCCGGGCAGCAGCTCGTCCTGGACGACATCACCCTCGATGTCGCACCCGGCGAGTTCGTCACCCTCCTGGGAGCCTCCGGCTGCGGCAAGTCCACCCTGCTCAACCTCGTCGCCGGACTCGACCGCCCCAGCGCGGGCGACATCACCACCGACGGCCGCCCGGCCCTGATGTTCCAGGAACACGCCCTCTTCCCCTGGCTCACCGCGGGCAAGAACATCGAACTCGCCCTCAAACTCCGCGGCATCCCCAAGCCCGAGCGGCGCGCGCGGGCCGAGGAACTGCTGGACCTGGTCCGCCTGGGCGGGGCCTACGGCAAGCGGGTGCACGAACTGTCCGGCGGTATGCGCCAGCGCGTCGCCCTGGCCCGCGCCCTGGCCCAGGACAGCAAACTCCTCCTGATGGACGAGCCGTTCGCCGCGCTGGACGCCATCACCCGCGACGTCCTGCACGACGAACTGACCCGCATCTGGCGCGAGACGGGCCTGTCCGTCCTCTTCGTCACCCACAACGTCCGCGAGGCCGTACGCCTGGCCCAGCGGGTGGTGCTGCTGTCCTCCCGCCCCGGACGCATCGCCCGGGAATGGACCGTCTCCATCCCGCACCCGCGCCGCATCGAGGACAGCGAGGTCGCCGAACTGTCCGTCGAGATCACCGAAGAACTGCGTGGGGAGATCCGCCGCCATGGCCAGCACTGA
- a CDS encoding ABC transporter permease, protein MASTDTTAKDGNDLAGLEAGLDALDTVQTTRTPLRETLLRKVLPPITAVALVLVVWQLLVWAEIAPAYKLPAPSAVWDEVQAAWLQGTLLDYIWTSVSRGLLGFLFALAIGTPLGLLVARVKFIRAAIGPILSGLQSLPSVAWVPPAVLWLGLNNSMMYAVILLGAVPSIANGLVAGIDQIPPLFLRAGRTLGATGLKGAWHIVMPGALPGYLAGLKQGWAFSWRSLMAAEIIASSPDLGVGLGQLLENGRNNASMSQVFLAIFLILLVGIAIDLLIFSPLERRVLRSRGLLARR, encoded by the coding sequence ATGGCCAGCACTGACACCACCGCCAAGGACGGCAACGACCTCGCCGGACTCGAAGCCGGCCTCGACGCCCTCGACACCGTCCAGACCACCCGCACCCCCCTGCGCGAGACCCTCCTCCGCAAGGTGCTGCCGCCGATCACCGCGGTCGCGCTGGTGCTGGTGGTGTGGCAGCTGCTGGTCTGGGCCGAGATAGCCCCCGCCTACAAGCTCCCCGCACCGTCCGCCGTATGGGACGAGGTCCAGGCGGCCTGGCTCCAGGGCACCCTGCTGGACTACATCTGGACCAGCGTCTCGCGCGGCCTGCTCGGCTTCCTGTTCGCCCTCGCCATCGGCACCCCGCTCGGCCTGCTCGTCGCCCGGGTGAAGTTCATCCGGGCCGCCATCGGCCCGATCCTCTCCGGCCTCCAGTCCCTCCCCTCGGTGGCCTGGGTTCCTCCGGCCGTGCTGTGGCTGGGGCTGAACAACTCGATGATGTACGCCGTCATCCTGCTCGGCGCGGTCCCCTCCATCGCCAACGGCCTGGTCGCGGGCATCGACCAGATCCCCCCGCTGTTCCTGCGCGCCGGACGCACCCTCGGCGCGACCGGTCTGAAGGGTGCCTGGCACATCGTGATGCCGGGCGCGCTTCCGGGCTATCTGGCGGGTCTGAAGCAGGGCTGGGCGTTCTCCTGGCGTTCACTGATGGCCGCCGAGATCATCGCCTCCTCCCCCGACCTCGGCGTCGGCCTGGGCCAGTTGCTGGAGAACGGCCGCAACAACGCCAGCATGTCCCAGGTCTTCCTCGCCATCTTCCTCATCCTCCTCGTCGGCATCGCCATCGACCTGCTGATCTTCAGCCCGCTGGAGCGCCGGGTCCTGCGCAGCCGCGGCCTGCTGGCGAGAAGGTGA
- a CDS encoding TRAFAC clade GTPase domain-containing protein: MTAMTVVWGYFAWCGLIALGVGMGRVMWEFLGLGVRGVWQGLGPWRTGRPDRRIPAVGGDEPAPLVYWWRQMWSDGLSAASYGVVVMWTTLADPWLERTGRNLFRGRLPSGSRASSPAGAVLLVVFVAPGTAAGALVGTALATLLLGLFLVTFTLLLALIWLGCAATVPVLRGAERAWELARGVRVKCPYPQCYRPVPLAVHRCPGCDAEHGSLRPGRYGLLWHRCTCGRRLPTTRFAKRGALTAQCPYCARRLPEVTGSTRVVHTPLIGGTSSGKTMLMAAMVEGLHAFARRGELTVEYASADDRTAANDLGQELQQTGWARATTGGQPRALMLTVTRGRRRRLLYLYDPMGESVSEADRVRAQPYLQHADGVVLVADVLADAKVRGRLGTDDLARAKAARPSAQGPWDTYQRLAGELQALTGRRKRLSVATVVTKRDVLDQLTSLAVPGAEVDKWLTEIGLDPLVRILGGDFRAARYWAVSARAATGAGALESEQRRAAEPVLWLLAASGLRTGALAGPGGTAGPRERRIRLRGLRDRERTPA; this comes from the coding sequence ATGACCGCCATGACGGTGGTGTGGGGCTACTTCGCGTGGTGCGGTCTGATCGCCCTGGGCGTCGGCATGGGCCGGGTGATGTGGGAGTTCCTCGGGCTCGGGGTGCGGGGGGTCTGGCAGGGCCTCGGGCCGTGGCGCACGGGCCGCCCCGACCGGCGGATCCCAGCCGTCGGCGGCGACGAACCCGCCCCGCTCGTCTACTGGTGGCGGCAGATGTGGTCCGACGGGCTGAGCGCCGCGAGCTACGGCGTCGTCGTCATGTGGACCACGCTCGCCGACCCGTGGCTGGAGCGGACCGGCAGGAACCTGTTCCGCGGCCGCCTGCCCTCGGGGTCGCGCGCCTCCTCCCCGGCCGGTGCGGTGCTGCTGGTCGTGTTCGTGGCCCCGGGCACGGCGGCGGGCGCGCTCGTGGGCACCGCCCTGGCCACCTTGCTGCTCGGGCTCTTCCTCGTGACGTTCACCCTGCTGCTCGCCCTGATCTGGCTGGGCTGCGCGGCGACCGTACCGGTGCTGCGGGGCGCCGAGCGGGCGTGGGAGCTGGCCCGGGGAGTGCGCGTCAAGTGCCCCTACCCGCAGTGCTACCGGCCCGTACCGCTGGCCGTGCACCGCTGCCCCGGCTGCGACGCCGAACACGGCTCGCTGCGACCCGGCCGCTACGGCCTGCTGTGGCACCGGTGCACCTGCGGGCGCCGGCTGCCGACGACCCGGTTCGCCAAGCGCGGGGCGCTGACGGCCCAGTGCCCGTACTGCGCCCGGCGGTTGCCGGAGGTCACCGGCTCCACCCGGGTGGTGCACACGCCGCTGATCGGCGGCACCTCCTCCGGCAAGACGATGCTGATGGCGGCGATGGTGGAGGGGCTGCACGCGTTCGCGCGGCGCGGCGAGCTCACCGTCGAGTACGCCTCGGCCGACGACCGGACCGCCGCGAACGACCTCGGTCAGGAGCTCCAGCAGACCGGTTGGGCCCGCGCGACCACCGGCGGCCAGCCGCGCGCCCTGATGCTGACGGTCACCCGGGGGCGCCGCCGTCGGCTGCTCTATCTCTACGACCCGATGGGCGAGTCGGTCAGCGAGGCCGACCGGGTGCGCGCCCAGCCCTACCTCCAGCACGCCGACGGAGTCGTCCTCGTCGCGGACGTCCTGGCCGACGCCAAGGTGCGCGGCAGGCTCGGCACGGACGACCTCGCACGGGCCAAGGCGGCCCGGCCCTCGGCGCAGGGGCCGTGGGACACCTACCAGCGGCTGGCGGGCGAACTCCAGGCACTGACCGGGCGGCGCAAGCGGCTGTCCGTGGCCACCGTCGTCACCAAGCGGGACGTCCTGGACCAGCTGACCTCCCTGGCCGTACCGGGCGCCGAGGTCGACAAGTGGCTGACGGAGATCGGGCTCGATCCGCTGGTCCGGATCCTCGGGGGCGACTTCCGGGCGGCCCGCTACTGGGCGGTCAGTGCCCGGGCCGCCACCGGCGCCGGGGCCCTGGAGAGCGAGCAGCGCCGGGCGGCCGAGCCGGTGCTGTGGCTGCTCGCCGCCTCGGGACTGCGCACCGGAGCGCTGGCCGGGCCGGGCGGCACGGCGGGACCCAGGGAGCGCAGGATCCGGCTGCGCGGCCTCCGTGACCGTGAGAGGACCCCGGCATGA
- a CDS encoding GTPase-associated protein 1-related protein, translated as MTLAQLHYTSAPPGPDGSGFRFTAVSAGVPQGLLREAEQLIGYEPPRDCPARPDAEQLKSFPKAFSFSELSDGGRLLSRSVYTGADYTGRWGNFHAHALHLPPGARLPDGALPITAWESSRWADSTPTDGRPGPVDRLEPSGLLRRDGLVSFAASRAAWLAPFFADLRAVAQDPGAGQIVLVEHDSADVAQWIALACTVLPREQAHRLTFTTYTRRPQQARQQIVGAVPSSERIAQDHRYRVHDCTGLPPSEPVADTWAELCARIWTAGRPDLFRDSGDGLGPLAVAALTAGITLRSDARAAAARWAAGQALSEATLSALIAGLCQGAADDDEPAALAALLERLDGQVPTAVSAPLAAQVLASAVLGGGPVPALRPGSLTPRAHAELAHRLAPALRSGIADAAQPADGRPLALLRIADLLDVDCQDLLPELAGRLARALVKVDPEERSAVAEEHPVGHPARPAPETVEAPAPRIEISALLDAVQEHPALRIALFGSLDALAAADPPGAARALAASGLPVGLHTGFPHLRMCVLAEPGGDRLARFHGVLRTAGVSPHADTAVLRTALRLVWAGTLPTGQEASLLLNELGSDLHQAAGTRDVLIEAALTAPSDDPDVPDLAVDLLRSFSTELRPADRPALLLLEFAGLLGTTGEGENWVDHVLTLRDGTAEPVPDTVLRRVCDALAERLLDSSTPESELYALARSGEPRLLAAYERAARSSRVGDRLRVVPSYVAACYCAWSAYSGTHPAWDETSSALLAKVLRPIVKALPAEDVAAVEAALGRAGRGKLDAFRAWNRPGALGRLAGRLSGRGKRAEPGAAWPGDVEPPYRGGRR; from the coding sequence GTGACCCTGGCCCAGCTGCACTACACGTCGGCGCCGCCGGGCCCGGACGGTTCGGGCTTCCGGTTCACCGCGGTCAGCGCGGGGGTGCCGCAGGGGCTGCTGCGGGAGGCGGAGCAGCTCATCGGTTACGAGCCGCCGCGCGACTGCCCGGCCCGACCGGACGCGGAGCAGCTGAAGAGCTTCCCGAAGGCCTTCTCCTTCTCGGAACTATCTGACGGCGGGCGGCTGTTGAGTCGCTCCGTCTACACCGGCGCGGACTACACCGGGCGCTGGGGCAACTTCCACGCGCACGCGCTGCATCTGCCGCCGGGGGCACGGCTGCCGGACGGTGCGCTGCCCATCACGGCCTGGGAGTCCTCCCGTTGGGCGGACAGCACGCCCACGGACGGGCGGCCCGGGCCCGTCGACCGGCTCGAACCGTCCGGGCTGCTGCGCCGGGACGGGCTGGTCTCGTTCGCGGCGTCCCGGGCCGCCTGGCTGGCGCCGTTCTTCGCCGATCTGCGGGCGGTGGCACAGGACCCGGGCGCCGGTCAGATCGTGCTCGTGGAGCACGACAGCGCGGACGTCGCCCAGTGGATCGCGCTCGCCTGCACGGTGCTGCCGCGCGAACAGGCGCACCGGCTGACCTTCACGACGTACACCCGCCGTCCGCAGCAGGCCCGGCAGCAGATCGTGGGGGCGGTGCCGTCGTCGGAGCGGATCGCCCAGGATCACCGCTACCGGGTGCACGACTGCACGGGGCTGCCGCCGTCGGAGCCGGTCGCCGACACCTGGGCGGAGCTGTGCGCCCGGATCTGGACCGCGGGGCGGCCCGATCTGTTCCGCGACTCGGGGGACGGACTGGGGCCGCTGGCGGTGGCGGCGCTGACGGCGGGCATCACCCTGCGGTCCGACGCCCGGGCGGCCGCGGCCCGGTGGGCCGCCGGGCAGGCGCTGTCCGAGGCCACGCTGAGCGCGCTGATCGCGGGGCTGTGCCAGGGCGCGGCGGACGACGACGAACCGGCCGCGCTCGCCGCCCTGTTGGAGCGGCTGGACGGACAGGTGCCCACCGCCGTCTCGGCGCCGCTGGCCGCGCAGGTACTGGCGAGCGCGGTACTCGGCGGCGGCCCGGTGCCCGCGCTGCGCCCCGGGTCGCTGACCCCGCGGGCCCATGCCGAGCTGGCCCACCGGCTGGCGCCCGCGCTGCGTTCCGGTATCGCGGACGCCGCGCAGCCCGCCGACGGACGTCCGCTCGCCCTGCTGCGGATCGCGGATCTGCTCGACGTCGACTGCCAGGATCTGCTTCCCGAGCTGGCGGGGCGGCTGGCCCGCGCCCTGGTGAAGGTGGACCCGGAGGAGCGGTCGGCCGTGGCCGAGGAGCACCCCGTGGGGCATCCCGCCCGGCCGGCGCCGGAGACCGTCGAGGCGCCCGCGCCCCGGATCGAGATCTCGGCGCTGCTGGACGCCGTGCAGGAGCACCCCGCCCTGCGGATCGCGCTGTTCGGCTCCCTGGACGCGTTGGCGGCGGCCGATCCGCCCGGTGCGGCGCGGGCGCTGGCCGCGTCGGGGCTGCCGGTCGGGCTGCACACCGGCTTCCCCCATCTGCGGATGTGCGTGCTGGCGGAGCCCGGCGGCGACCGGCTCGCCCGGTTCCACGGGGTGCTGCGGACGGCCGGGGTGTCCCCGCACGCCGACACCGCCGTACTGCGGACCGCGCTGCGCCTGGTGTGGGCCGGGACGCTGCCGACGGGACAGGAGGCGAGCCTGCTCCTGAACGAGCTGGGGTCGGATCTGCATCAGGCCGCCGGGACCAGGGACGTGCTGATCGAGGCCGCCCTCACCGCGCCGTCCGACGACCCCGACGTCCCGGATCTCGCCGTCGATCTGCTGCGCAGCTTCAGCACGGAGCTGCGGCCCGCCGATCGCCCGGCACTGCTCCTGCTGGAGTTCGCGGGACTGCTGGGCACCACCGGCGAGGGCGAGAACTGGGTCGACCATGTGCTGACGCTCCGCGACGGCACGGCCGAACCGGTGCCGGACACGGTGCTGCGGCGCGTCTGCGACGCTCTCGCGGAGCGGCTGCTGGACTCCTCGACACCGGAGAGCGAGCTGTACGCCCTGGCCAGGTCCGGCGAGCCGCGACTGCTGGCCGCGTACGAACGCGCGGCGCGCTCCTCCCGGGTGGGCGACCGGCTGCGGGTCGTCCCGTCCTACGTCGCCGCCTGCTACTGCGCGTGGAGCGCCTACTCCGGCACCCATCCCGCCTGGGACGAGACCAGTTCCGCGCTGCTGGCCAAGGTGTTGCGGCCGATCGTGAAGGCGCTGCCCGCCGAGGACGTGGCCGCGGTGGAGGCGGCGCTCGGGCGGGCCGGGCGGGGCAAGCTCGACGCGTTCCGGGCCTGGAACCGGCCCGGCGCGCTGGGGCGGCTCGCGGGGCGGCTGTCCGGGCGCGGGAAGCGCGCGGAGCCGGGCGCCGCCTGGCCCGGGGACGTGGAGCCGCCGTACCGGGGAGGCCGCCGATGA